From Tubulanus polymorphus unplaced genomic scaffold, tnTubPoly1.2 scaffold_13, whole genome shotgun sequence, one genomic window encodes:
- the LOC141914700 gene encoding DNA ligase 3-like isoform X1 — translation MLGISLSSPLKRSTASIFLCIQSLKRTNSPIFISFGVQKQRHFEYRTFSCFYSQIQNIRKFSSLIKELTIIKEVDYKTMADNRYSCDYAKRNTSACKKCKAKIDKGELRLAKLVANPFSDGGGDMKQYFHPSCIFETFVRARATTKKIEEPDDLEGFSDLTDADKNIIKNHINDLMVKINSSPKKKLAAKSKQTPSKPTKTDAAVPSTSLGKPSHESVEKMNPAALNEANEKDNSFRLYRQLCANIADESSYIGKTRIVSDYLTKGNSGNGFKGDTHLLLKLLLPGAVKRVYNINSKQLVKLFSQIFGEDQSAMLDDLDNGDVAETIKVFFEKSTNIQCAKKSFLSIQDVDKILDEMSNVTKEDDQQRVLTSMAKRSTANDLKMIIRLIKHDLRINAGAKHILEGLDPNAYDAFQASRNLKDVVDRVLYNRQEANGRHGLVKKLSVKASLMTPILPMLAEACKSIDYAMKKCPNGMYSEIKYDGERVQVHKNGDSFQYFSRSLKPVLPHKVAHFKDWIPKAFPGASDLILDAEVLLIDTNTGKPLPFGTLGVHKKQAFKDANVCLFVFDCVHYNGENLLNKPIKQRREILQKNMVEIPNRILFSEMEFINDPETLADMMMKVFREGLEGLVLKDINGIYEPGKRHWLKVKKDYLAQGAMADSADLVVLGAYYGTGNKGGIMSVFLMGVYDPDQDIWCTVTKVASGYDDATLDKINKTLKMDKISKESSKVPKWLKLTKGLVPDFVASDPKDTAVWEVTGAEFTASDAHTAGGISIRFPRVTKFRDDKSWKEATDLPRLKVLFKKSKETTDLPNALGYKGKGKRPKEKNNSSESSPSPSPSPLKVSLSPGPSEKRNKNYTPNGSPTKKIKYNHDESNDGKPECKYGATCYQTNADHLANFTHPLKTAASFKSKHLPDVFSGIRLYIPKTMSEYDKLRRYVIAFDGTVVDDFNASTCTHIVMVNGQMPDNVENIPQVTEKWLWDCIHNKKIIPFIK, via the exons ATGCTAGGCATTAGCTTAAGTAGTCCATTGAAGAGGAGTACAGCATCAATTTTTCTATGCATTCAGTCATTGAAAAGGACGAATTCACCAATCTTCATATCTTTTGGGGTGCAAAAACAAAGGCACTTTGAATACAGgacattttcttgtttttactccCAAATCCAGAATATAAGGAaattttcatcattgataAAAGAACTAACAATAATTAAAGAAGTTGATTACAAAACAATGGCTGACAATAGATACAGCTGCGATTACGCAAAGCGTAATACATCGGCATGTAAAAAATGCAAAGCAAAAATTGACAAGGGCGAGCTGCGGTTGGCTAAATTAGTTGCTAATCCATTTTCCGATGGTGGTGGAGATATGAAACAGTACTTTCACCCATCGTGTATCTTTGAAACATTTGTACGCGCTCGTGCAACAACTAAGAAAATCGAAGAGCCTGATGATCTGGAAGGATTCAGTGATCTCACTGATGCTgataaaaatatcatcaagAACCACATAAATG ATCTAATGGTAAAAATAAATTCCTCTCCCAAGAAAAAGTTAGCTGCTAAGTCAAAACAGACACCTAGTAAACCGACCAAGACAGATGCTG CTGTTCCAAGTACTTCCTTAGGAAAGCCTTCTCATGAATCTGTGGAGAAAATGAATCCAGCTGCCTTGAATGAAGCCAACGAAAAAGACAATTCCTTTCGTTTGTATCGTCAACTTTGTGCTAATATTGCTGATGAAAGCAGCTATATTGGCAAAACCCGTATTGTATCAGATTATTTGACCAAAGGAAATAGTGGCAATGGGTTTAAAGGTGACACTCATCTTCTCTTAAAACTCTTGCTTCCTGGTGCCGTGAAGAGAGTTTACAATATAAACAGTAAACAACTCGTCAAACTTTTCAGTCAG ATATTTGGAGAAGATCAATCTGCAATGTTAGACGATCTGGACAATGGAGATGTTGCCGAAACAATCAaagttttctttgaaaaaagtacCAATATTCAATGTGCAAAAAAGAGTTTTTTATCAATTCAGGAT GTTGACAAAATCCTTGATGAAATGTCGAATGTTACAAAAGAGGATGACCAGCAACGAGTATTAACAAGTATGGCAAAGAG ATCCACAGCAAATGATTTAAAGATGATCATTCGACTTATAAAACATGATCTTCGCATTAACGCTGGTGCAAAACATAT TCTAGAAGGTTTGGATCCAAATGCATATGATGCATTCCAAGCTTCAAGAAATCTGAAAGATGTAGTTGATCGTGTTTTATATAACAGACAAGAGGCGAATGGTAGACATGGATTGGTGAAAAAGCTTAGTGTCAAAGCATCATTAATGACACCTATTCTTCCAATGCTg GCTGAAGCATGCAAGTCAATTGATTATGCTATGAAGAAATGTCCAAATGGAATGTACTCTGAAATCAAGTATGATGGTGAAAGAGTTCAGGTTCACAAAAATGGAGAtagttttcaatatttcagtcGTAGTTTGAAACCCGTTCTTCCACATAAA GTAGCACATTTCAAAGACTGGATTCCAAAAGCTTTTCCAGGAGCAAGTGATCTCATTCTTGATGCAGAAGTTCTTCTTATTGATACAAATACAGGAAAACCATTACCATTTGGTACTTTAGGTGTTCATAAG AAACAAGCATTCAAAGATGCCAATGTCTGCCTAtttgtatttgactgtgtgcATTATAATGGAGAAAATCTTTTGAACAA ACCAATCAAGCAAAGAAGAGAAATCTTGCAGAAAAATATGGTGGAAATTCCGAACCGAATTCTTTTCTCTGAAATGGAATTCATCAAT GATCCAGAGACATTGGCCGATATGATGATGAAGGTATTTCGTGAAGGACTTGAAGGACTCGTTCTCAAGGATATCAAT GGTATATATGAACCTGGAAAGCGGCATTGGTTAAAAGTAAAGAAAGATTATCTCGCTCAAGGTGCAATGGCTGACAGTGCTGATCTTGTCGTTCTTGGGGCCTATTATGGCACCGGGAATAAAG GAGGAATAATGTCAGTGTTTTTAATGGGTGTTTATGACCCTGATCAAGATATATGGTGTACAGTAACCAAAGTTGCAAGTGGCTATGATGATGCTACACTAGATAAGatcaataaaacattgaagatGGACAAAATTAGTAAG gaaTCGAGCAAAGTACCGAAATGGCTGAAGttaacaaaaggtttagttccTGACTTTGTTGCATCAGATCCAAAG GACACTGCAGTTTGGGAAGTTACTGGTGCTGAATTCACTGCTTCAGATGCACATACAGCTGGAGGCATATCTATTAGATTTCCAAGAGTTACGAAATTTAGAGATGATAAATCATGGAAAGAAGCAACTGATTTACCTCGCCTCAAG gTGTTGTTTAAGAAGTCTAAAGAGACAACTGATTTGCCAAATGCATTGGGGTACAAGGGAAAAGGCAAAAGACCcaaagaaaagaataatagtTCAG AATCTTCGCCCTCTCCATCTCCGAGCCCATTGAAAGTATCGCTTTCTCCTGGTCCTTCAGAGAAAAGAAATAAGAATTACACACCTAATGGTTCTCCGACAAAAAAG ATTAAATATAATCATGATGAAAGCAACGATGGGAAACCAGAGTGTAAATATGGAGCGACCTGTTACCAGACCAATGCTGATCATTTAGCAAATTTTACTCATCCACTGAAAACAGCGGCAAGTTTTAAATCTAAG CATTTGCCAGATGTCTTTTCTGGTATTCGCCTCTACATTCCTAAAACTATGTCTGAATACGATAAATTACGTCGGTATGTGATAGCCTTCGATGGAACGGTAGTCGACGATTTTAACGCTTCAACCTGTACACACATCGTGATGGTAAATGGACAGATGCCGGATAATGTTGAGAATATCCCACAAGTTACTGAAAAATGGCTCTGGGATTGTATTCACAATAAGAAGATCATTccttttatcaaatga
- the LOC141914700 gene encoding DNA ligase 3-like isoform X2 → MLGISLSSPLKRSTASIFLCIQSLKRTNSPIFISFGVQKQRHFEYRTFSCFYSQIQNIRKFSSLIKELTIIKEVDYKTMADNRYSCDYAKRNTSACKKCKAKIDKGELRLAKLVANPFSDGGGDMKQYFHPSCIFETFVRARATTKKIEEPDDLEGFSDLTDADKNIIKNHINDLMVKINSSPKKKLAAKSKQTPSKPTKTDAAVPSTSLGKPSHESVEKMNPAALNEANEKDNSFRLYRQLCANIADESSYIGKTRIVSDYLTKGNSGNGFKGDTHLLLKLLLPGAVKRVYNINSKQLVKLFSQIFGEDQSAMLDDLDNGDVAETIKVFFEKSTNIQCAKKSFLSIQDVDKILDEMSNVTKEDDQQRVLTSMAKRSTANDLKMIIRLIKHDLRINAGAKHILEGLDPNAYDAFQASRNLKDVVDRVLYNRQEANGRHGLVKKLSVKASLMTPILPMLAEACKSIDYAMKKCPNGMYSEIKYDGERVQVHKNGDSFQYFSRSLKPVLPHKVAHFKDWIPKAFPGASDLILDAEVLLIDTNTGKPLPFGTLGVHKKQAFKDANVCLFVFDCVHYNGENLLNKPIKQRREILQKNMVEIPNRILFSEMEFINDPETLADMMMKVFREGLEGLVLKDINGIYEPGKRHWLKVKKDYLAQGAMADSADLVVLGAYYGTGNKGGIMSVFLMGVYDPDQDIWCTVTKVASGYDDATLDKINKTLKMDKISKESSKVPKWLKLTKGLVPDFVASDPKDTAVWEVTGAEFTASDAHTAGGISIRFPRVTKFRDDKSWKEATDLPRLKVLFKKSKETTDLPNALGYKGKGKRPKEKNNSSESSPSPSPSPLKVSLSPGPSEKRNKNYTPNGSPTKKIKYNHDESNDGKPECKYGATCYQTNADHLANFTHPLKTAASFKSKRSFDKSESNKEKNANFDINPMIDSCLAVQ, encoded by the exons ATGCTAGGCATTAGCTTAAGTAGTCCATTGAAGAGGAGTACAGCATCAATTTTTCTATGCATTCAGTCATTGAAAAGGACGAATTCACCAATCTTCATATCTTTTGGGGTGCAAAAACAAAGGCACTTTGAATACAGgacattttcttgtttttactccCAAATCCAGAATATAAGGAaattttcatcattgataAAAGAACTAACAATAATTAAAGAAGTTGATTACAAAACAATGGCTGACAATAGATACAGCTGCGATTACGCAAAGCGTAATACATCGGCATGTAAAAAATGCAAAGCAAAAATTGACAAGGGCGAGCTGCGGTTGGCTAAATTAGTTGCTAATCCATTTTCCGATGGTGGTGGAGATATGAAACAGTACTTTCACCCATCGTGTATCTTTGAAACATTTGTACGCGCTCGTGCAACAACTAAGAAAATCGAAGAGCCTGATGATCTGGAAGGATTCAGTGATCTCACTGATGCTgataaaaatatcatcaagAACCACATAAATG ATCTAATGGTAAAAATAAATTCCTCTCCCAAGAAAAAGTTAGCTGCTAAGTCAAAACAGACACCTAGTAAACCGACCAAGACAGATGCTG CTGTTCCAAGTACTTCCTTAGGAAAGCCTTCTCATGAATCTGTGGAGAAAATGAATCCAGCTGCCTTGAATGAAGCCAACGAAAAAGACAATTCCTTTCGTTTGTATCGTCAACTTTGTGCTAATATTGCTGATGAAAGCAGCTATATTGGCAAAACCCGTATTGTATCAGATTATTTGACCAAAGGAAATAGTGGCAATGGGTTTAAAGGTGACACTCATCTTCTCTTAAAACTCTTGCTTCCTGGTGCCGTGAAGAGAGTTTACAATATAAACAGTAAACAACTCGTCAAACTTTTCAGTCAG ATATTTGGAGAAGATCAATCTGCAATGTTAGACGATCTGGACAATGGAGATGTTGCCGAAACAATCAaagttttctttgaaaaaagtacCAATATTCAATGTGCAAAAAAGAGTTTTTTATCAATTCAGGAT GTTGACAAAATCCTTGATGAAATGTCGAATGTTACAAAAGAGGATGACCAGCAACGAGTATTAACAAGTATGGCAAAGAG ATCCACAGCAAATGATTTAAAGATGATCATTCGACTTATAAAACATGATCTTCGCATTAACGCTGGTGCAAAACATAT TCTAGAAGGTTTGGATCCAAATGCATATGATGCATTCCAAGCTTCAAGAAATCTGAAAGATGTAGTTGATCGTGTTTTATATAACAGACAAGAGGCGAATGGTAGACATGGATTGGTGAAAAAGCTTAGTGTCAAAGCATCATTAATGACACCTATTCTTCCAATGCTg GCTGAAGCATGCAAGTCAATTGATTATGCTATGAAGAAATGTCCAAATGGAATGTACTCTGAAATCAAGTATGATGGTGAAAGAGTTCAGGTTCACAAAAATGGAGAtagttttcaatatttcagtcGTAGTTTGAAACCCGTTCTTCCACATAAA GTAGCACATTTCAAAGACTGGATTCCAAAAGCTTTTCCAGGAGCAAGTGATCTCATTCTTGATGCAGAAGTTCTTCTTATTGATACAAATACAGGAAAACCATTACCATTTGGTACTTTAGGTGTTCATAAG AAACAAGCATTCAAAGATGCCAATGTCTGCCTAtttgtatttgactgtgtgcATTATAATGGAGAAAATCTTTTGAACAA ACCAATCAAGCAAAGAAGAGAAATCTTGCAGAAAAATATGGTGGAAATTCCGAACCGAATTCTTTTCTCTGAAATGGAATTCATCAAT GATCCAGAGACATTGGCCGATATGATGATGAAGGTATTTCGTGAAGGACTTGAAGGACTCGTTCTCAAGGATATCAAT GGTATATATGAACCTGGAAAGCGGCATTGGTTAAAAGTAAAGAAAGATTATCTCGCTCAAGGTGCAATGGCTGACAGTGCTGATCTTGTCGTTCTTGGGGCCTATTATGGCACCGGGAATAAAG GAGGAATAATGTCAGTGTTTTTAATGGGTGTTTATGACCCTGATCAAGATATATGGTGTACAGTAACCAAAGTTGCAAGTGGCTATGATGATGCTACACTAGATAAGatcaataaaacattgaagatGGACAAAATTAGTAAG gaaTCGAGCAAAGTACCGAAATGGCTGAAGttaacaaaaggtttagttccTGACTTTGTTGCATCAGATCCAAAG GACACTGCAGTTTGGGAAGTTACTGGTGCTGAATTCACTGCTTCAGATGCACATACAGCTGGAGGCATATCTATTAGATTTCCAAGAGTTACGAAATTTAGAGATGATAAATCATGGAAAGAAGCAACTGATTTACCTCGCCTCAAG gTGTTGTTTAAGAAGTCTAAAGAGACAACTGATTTGCCAAATGCATTGGGGTACAAGGGAAAAGGCAAAAGACCcaaagaaaagaataatagtTCAG AATCTTCGCCCTCTCCATCTCCGAGCCCATTGAAAGTATCGCTTTCTCCTGGTCCTTCAGAGAAAAGAAATAAGAATTACACACCTAATGGTTCTCCGACAAAAAAG ATTAAATATAATCATGATGAAAGCAACGATGGGAAACCAGAGTGTAAATATGGAGCGACCTGTTACCAGACCAATGCTGATCATTTAGCAAATTTTACTCATCCACTGAAAACAGCGGCAAGTTTTAAATCTAAG CGGTCCTTTGATAAATCTGAATCTAACAAGGAAAAGAACGCTAACTTCGATATCAATCCCAT GATTGATTCCTGCCTTGCTGTGCAGTAA
- the LOC141914700 gene encoding DNA ligase 3-like isoform X3, with translation MLGISLSSPLKRSTASIFLCIQSLKRTNSPIFISFGVQKQRHFEYRTFSCFYSQIQNIRKFSSLIKELTIIKEVDYKTMADNRYSCDYAKRNTSACKKCKAKIDKGELRLAKLVANPFSDGGGDMKQYFHPSCIFETFVRARATTKKIEEPDDLEGFSDLTDADKNIIKNHINDLMVKINSSPKKKLAAKSKQTPSKPTKTDAAVPSTSLGKPSHESVEKMNPAALNEANEKDNSFRLYRQLCANIADESSYIGKTRIVSDYLTKGNSGNGFKGDTHLLLKLLLPGAVKRVYNINSKQLVKLFSQIFGEDQSAMLDDLDNGDVAETIKVFFEKSTNIQCAKKSFLSIQDVDKILDEMSNVTKEDDQQRVLTSMAKRSTANDLKMIIRLIKHDLRINAGAKHILEGLDPNAYDAFQASRNLKDVVDRVLYNRQEANGRHGLVKKLSVKASLMTPILPMLAEACKSIDYAMKKCPNGMYSEIKYDGERVQVHKNGDSFQYFSRSLKPVLPHKVAHFKDWIPKAFPGASDLILDAEVLLIDTNTGKPLPFGTLGVHKKQAFKDANVCLFVFDCVHYNGENLLNKPIKQRREILQKNMVEIPNRILFSEMEFINDPETLADMMMKVFREGLEGLVLKDINGIYEPGKRHWLKVKKDYLAQGAMADSADLVVLGAYYGTGNKGGIMSVFLMGVYDPDQDIWCTVTKVASGYDDATLDKINKTLKMDKISKESSKVPKWLKLTKGLVPDFVASDPKDTAVWEVTGAEFTASDAHTAGGISIRFPRVTKFRDDKSWKEATDLPRLKVLFKKSKETTDLPNALGYKGKGKRPKEKNNSSESSPSPSPSPLKVSLSPGPSEKRNKNYTPNGSPTKKIKYNHDESNDGKPECKYGATCYQTNADHLANFTHPLKTAASFKSKRSFDKSESNKEKNANFDINPM, from the exons ATGCTAGGCATTAGCTTAAGTAGTCCATTGAAGAGGAGTACAGCATCAATTTTTCTATGCATTCAGTCATTGAAAAGGACGAATTCACCAATCTTCATATCTTTTGGGGTGCAAAAACAAAGGCACTTTGAATACAGgacattttcttgtttttactccCAAATCCAGAATATAAGGAaattttcatcattgataAAAGAACTAACAATAATTAAAGAAGTTGATTACAAAACAATGGCTGACAATAGATACAGCTGCGATTACGCAAAGCGTAATACATCGGCATGTAAAAAATGCAAAGCAAAAATTGACAAGGGCGAGCTGCGGTTGGCTAAATTAGTTGCTAATCCATTTTCCGATGGTGGTGGAGATATGAAACAGTACTTTCACCCATCGTGTATCTTTGAAACATTTGTACGCGCTCGTGCAACAACTAAGAAAATCGAAGAGCCTGATGATCTGGAAGGATTCAGTGATCTCACTGATGCTgataaaaatatcatcaagAACCACATAAATG ATCTAATGGTAAAAATAAATTCCTCTCCCAAGAAAAAGTTAGCTGCTAAGTCAAAACAGACACCTAGTAAACCGACCAAGACAGATGCTG CTGTTCCAAGTACTTCCTTAGGAAAGCCTTCTCATGAATCTGTGGAGAAAATGAATCCAGCTGCCTTGAATGAAGCCAACGAAAAAGACAATTCCTTTCGTTTGTATCGTCAACTTTGTGCTAATATTGCTGATGAAAGCAGCTATATTGGCAAAACCCGTATTGTATCAGATTATTTGACCAAAGGAAATAGTGGCAATGGGTTTAAAGGTGACACTCATCTTCTCTTAAAACTCTTGCTTCCTGGTGCCGTGAAGAGAGTTTACAATATAAACAGTAAACAACTCGTCAAACTTTTCAGTCAG ATATTTGGAGAAGATCAATCTGCAATGTTAGACGATCTGGACAATGGAGATGTTGCCGAAACAATCAaagttttctttgaaaaaagtacCAATATTCAATGTGCAAAAAAGAGTTTTTTATCAATTCAGGAT GTTGACAAAATCCTTGATGAAATGTCGAATGTTACAAAAGAGGATGACCAGCAACGAGTATTAACAAGTATGGCAAAGAG ATCCACAGCAAATGATTTAAAGATGATCATTCGACTTATAAAACATGATCTTCGCATTAACGCTGGTGCAAAACATAT TCTAGAAGGTTTGGATCCAAATGCATATGATGCATTCCAAGCTTCAAGAAATCTGAAAGATGTAGTTGATCGTGTTTTATATAACAGACAAGAGGCGAATGGTAGACATGGATTGGTGAAAAAGCTTAGTGTCAAAGCATCATTAATGACACCTATTCTTCCAATGCTg GCTGAAGCATGCAAGTCAATTGATTATGCTATGAAGAAATGTCCAAATGGAATGTACTCTGAAATCAAGTATGATGGTGAAAGAGTTCAGGTTCACAAAAATGGAGAtagttttcaatatttcagtcGTAGTTTGAAACCCGTTCTTCCACATAAA GTAGCACATTTCAAAGACTGGATTCCAAAAGCTTTTCCAGGAGCAAGTGATCTCATTCTTGATGCAGAAGTTCTTCTTATTGATACAAATACAGGAAAACCATTACCATTTGGTACTTTAGGTGTTCATAAG AAACAAGCATTCAAAGATGCCAATGTCTGCCTAtttgtatttgactgtgtgcATTATAATGGAGAAAATCTTTTGAACAA ACCAATCAAGCAAAGAAGAGAAATCTTGCAGAAAAATATGGTGGAAATTCCGAACCGAATTCTTTTCTCTGAAATGGAATTCATCAAT GATCCAGAGACATTGGCCGATATGATGATGAAGGTATTTCGTGAAGGACTTGAAGGACTCGTTCTCAAGGATATCAAT GGTATATATGAACCTGGAAAGCGGCATTGGTTAAAAGTAAAGAAAGATTATCTCGCTCAAGGTGCAATGGCTGACAGTGCTGATCTTGTCGTTCTTGGGGCCTATTATGGCACCGGGAATAAAG GAGGAATAATGTCAGTGTTTTTAATGGGTGTTTATGACCCTGATCAAGATATATGGTGTACAGTAACCAAAGTTGCAAGTGGCTATGATGATGCTACACTAGATAAGatcaataaaacattgaagatGGACAAAATTAGTAAG gaaTCGAGCAAAGTACCGAAATGGCTGAAGttaacaaaaggtttagttccTGACTTTGTTGCATCAGATCCAAAG GACACTGCAGTTTGGGAAGTTACTGGTGCTGAATTCACTGCTTCAGATGCACATACAGCTGGAGGCATATCTATTAGATTTCCAAGAGTTACGAAATTTAGAGATGATAAATCATGGAAAGAAGCAACTGATTTACCTCGCCTCAAG gTGTTGTTTAAGAAGTCTAAAGAGACAACTGATTTGCCAAATGCATTGGGGTACAAGGGAAAAGGCAAAAGACCcaaagaaaagaataatagtTCAG AATCTTCGCCCTCTCCATCTCCGAGCCCATTGAAAGTATCGCTTTCTCCTGGTCCTTCAGAGAAAAGAAATAAGAATTACACACCTAATGGTTCTCCGACAAAAAAG ATTAAATATAATCATGATGAAAGCAACGATGGGAAACCAGAGTGTAAATATGGAGCGACCTGTTACCAGACCAATGCTGATCATTTAGCAAATTTTACTCATCCACTGAAAACAGCGGCAAGTTTTAAATCTAAG CGGTCCTTTGATAAATCTGAATCTAACAAGGAAAAGAACGCTAACTTCGATATCAATCCCATGTGA